From Leptolyngbya iicbica LK, a single genomic window includes:
- a CDS encoding HdeD family acid-resistance protein: MESTSLTELLGPEAKQATGWLIALSIVMILTGILAIALPGISSVTFTLILGWLLLFNGVVRIVNSFRSKPVRGFWLSLIVGILYAISGVIVLFNPIEAVLTLTWLFGFMLIFEGIVTIISAFVNKTGRSLAWLLVLDGVITLILGILVLSQWPQSAIWLIGLYIGISILMSGLSLLVIAMSTRRAINQTSEA; encoded by the coding sequence ATGGAATCAACGTCTCTAACCGAACTGCTTGGCCCAGAAGCTAAACAGGCCACAGGGTGGCTCATTGCCCTCAGCATTGTGATGATCTTGACCGGCATTCTTGCGATCGCCCTGCCCGGCATCTCATCGGTCACATTCACCCTCATCTTGGGCTGGCTACTCCTGTTTAACGGCGTCGTCCGCATCGTTAACTCTTTCCGCTCCAAGCCCGTCCGAGGCTTTTGGCTCAGTCTCATTGTCGGCATTTTGTATGCCATCTCTGGCGTCATTGTCCTCTTCAACCCGATCGAAGCGGTCCTGACCCTGACCTGGCTCTTTGGCTTCATGCTGATATTTGAAGGCATCGTGACCATCATCTCCGCCTTCGTCAACAAAACGGGACGCAGCCTCGCCTGGCTCTTGGTGTTAGACGGTGTCATCACCCTGATTCTCGGCATTCTCGTCCTCAGTCAGTGGCCCCAAAGCGCCATCTGGCTCATCGGCCTCTACATTGGCATCAGCATTCTCATGAGTGGTCTCTCGCTGTTGGTGATTGCGATGTCGACTCGTCGCGCCATTAATCAAACATCTGAAGCGTAA
- a CDS encoding cation diffusion facilitator family transporter, producing the protein MVNPLPIHCSACWQPTLKLRWLAIVMVTVTLFAGIELWVGWLSHSLTLRADSGHMLTDGLAMAIALAAAWMAQRSRSVATGNQRVEVLAALINSLALLAMAVWIGREAWTHWHGTPTEILTWPMLITSLLGLLINGLNLYWLHGDWRQDLNVRGVFLHILADLVGSVGAILAAIAVTFLNWVWADMLIGTAVALIIAVSAVPLLWQSITKLRTAPPDAAKLAASLEAVGWLETGQTDLAKLVTK; encoded by the coding sequence ATGGTGAATCCGTTACCGATACATTGCTCTGCCTGCTGGCAACCCACGCTGAAACTACGCTGGCTGGCGATAGTCATGGTGACCGTCACTCTGTTTGCGGGCATCGAGTTGTGGGTGGGTTGGCTGAGCCACAGCCTCACTTTGCGGGCTGATTCGGGCCATATGCTGACGGACGGCCTGGCCATGGCGATCGCCCTTGCAGCAGCGTGGATGGCCCAGCGATCGCGTTCCGTCGCGACTGGTAATCAGCGGGTCGAAGTGCTGGCAGCGCTGATTAACAGCCTGGCTCTACTGGCGATGGCAGTTTGGATTGGTCGCGAAGCGTGGACCCATTGGCACGGTACCCCCACCGAAATTCTGACCTGGCCGATGTTAATCACCTCACTGCTGGGGCTGCTGATTAATGGGCTAAACCTGTACTGGCTGCATGGTGATTGGCGTCAAGACTTGAATGTGCGCGGCGTCTTTTTGCACATCCTGGCGGACTTGGTGGGCTCCGTGGGAGCCATTTTGGCCGCGATCGCCGTCACCTTTCTCAACTGGGTCTGGGCCGACATGCTCATTGGCACGGCTGTGGCGCTGATCATTGCGGTGAGTGCCGTCCCCCTACTGTGGCAAAGCATCACCAAACTGCGGACAGCACCCCCTGATGCCGCCAAGCTGGCAGCCTCCCTCGAAGCAGTTGGCTGGCTCGAAACGGGACAAACGGATCTCGCCAAGCTGGTAACGAAATAA